In Pseudobacter ginsenosidimutans, the following are encoded in one genomic region:
- a CDS encoding FecR family protein — MNNTQQRLKALFQKQLDASISAAEQQELFALSNDPALAPMFQELFDETWQDLEASRPQPAIELPLVKRPWFRIAAAAAVVAAALVTWLWLSTPERATEQKPAALAVKDVPPGKDGAILTLADGKQIVLDTVKNGSMLQVNGIRVEVKSGQLMYPPQNDGAIAWHTMSTPKGRQFQLQLPDGSQVWLNAASSIRYPSTFSGNERKVEIDGEAYLEIAKDKSKPFIVTTRKQQVEVIGTRFNINAYSDEAIERTTLLEGTVKVKNNHSSSSSLLQPGRQAQVDENTVDVKDADTDEAVAWKNGLFHFVNADIPAVMRQLQRWYNIEVSYEGAIPRREFQGKMQRDLNLSELINLLEKADLHVRLEGERKLVVTP, encoded by the coding sequence GTGAACAATACCCAACAACGACTGAAAGCGCTTTTTCAAAAACAGCTCGATGCCAGCATCAGCGCAGCCGAACAGCAGGAACTGTTTGCCCTCAGCAATGATCCGGCACTGGCGCCAATGTTCCAGGAACTGTTCGATGAAACCTGGCAGGACCTGGAAGCCAGCCGCCCACAACCTGCCATAGAACTGCCTTTGGTGAAGCGCCCCTGGTTCAGGATCGCAGCAGCGGCTGCTGTAGTGGCCGCAGCACTGGTTACCTGGCTCTGGCTGTCAACACCTGAAAGGGCCACAGAACAAAAGCCTGCAGCTCTTGCTGTCAAAGATGTTCCGCCTGGAAAGGATGGCGCCATCCTTACGCTGGCAGACGGAAAACAAATTGTGCTGGACACTGTGAAAAATGGCAGCATGCTGCAGGTGAACGGCATAAGGGTGGAAGTGAAAAGTGGACAGCTCATGTATCCTCCGCAAAACGATGGCGCTATTGCCTGGCATACCATGAGCACGCCCAAAGGCCGGCAATTCCAGTTGCAATTACCCGATGGATCACAGGTATGGCTCAACGCTGCCAGCTCTATCCGCTATCCAAGCACCTTCTCCGGCAATGAGAGAAAAGTGGAAATCGATGGTGAAGCCTACCTGGAAATAGCGAAAGATAAAAGCAAGCCATTCATCGTTACCACACGTAAACAACAGGTGGAAGTGATCGGAACGCGTTTCAATATCAATGCTTATTCTGATGAAGCAATCGAACGCACTACTCTACTTGAAGGAACTGTAAAAGTGAAAAACAATCATTCTTCATCTTCTTCGCTGTTGCAACCAGGCCGGCAGGCACAGGTAGATGAGAACACCGTTGACGTGAAGGATGCAGATACAGACGAAGCTGTTGCCTGGAAAAATGGTCTCTTCCATTTCGTGAATGCCGATATCCCTGCCGTGATGCGACAACTGCAGCGCTGGTACAATATCGAAGTGAGTTATGAAGGCGCAATTCCAAGGCGGGAATTCCAGGGCAAGATGCAGCGCGATCTGAACCTTTCTGAATTGATCAACTTACTGGAAAAAGCCGATCTCCATGTAAGGCTGGAGGGAGAAAGAAAACTGGTGGTAACACCATAA
- a CDS encoding SusC/RagA family TonB-linked outer membrane protein, whose translation MRLTFVGILLLGLCLHISAKSNSQTITFSGKKASLKEVFTAIEKQTGFVVFYDGAILRKAAPVSIQADKMPLLAFLDNVLKEQLFDYSIQKKTIVISAKRITPPVFQIYPPTIEVRGRITTESGEPASGVTVTVKGTDKGTATNGKGEFTLEGVNEQAVLIVSSVNFETQEVKVNGKNNILIVVKTKVSSLGDVTVSVNTGYQKIPKERATGSYSVITAKDLERRTSPDLINLIEGMAPGLLISRSANGIEGEDDPSILMRGVSTFGNQQPLIVVDGFPIEGSLSTINPNDVETITLLRDAAAAAIWGVKATNGVIVINTKKGKTLSPKVTFRSSFNINPRPKLSYLNMLSPAEMVEFEKEDFYAFPNNLPARDDYSYSRDAYTPVYATLFDFEEGKITAEERDRRLKEIGSYDNLKEAGREFFNNYYSTDNTVSISAAPTDRFSYYASFGYVKGTNLYKGDEFRKTNVNFNSDIKLTSKLTLAINANYSVNDQDVSALKRFGGSSNSVVPGSVKILPYERLRNPDGSPRQIPYRWNDDLSRQFVDAGFPSLTYAPLDNLTDYDFNNKTNNLRLQSTLSYKFNNSIALSVSYKSENIDELKKDIYNANSFEARNLVASYATLDGTLPVFNIPKGGILSETRNTTRNFYVRAQLDLNHTFNHDHRVDMTLGLERQKSLFDNSMDSRFGYDPSNNLNFPVDFRYITTVGVENPVSTLFSKFEYENYFKKSTLDDRYIFYYFAGSYAYKGKYTFSTSARINKSSRFDRSAGLNKQILASAGLKWDLLRESFIKAPSWMNLLQLRYTAGLTGNVPDLTSSSLRTIAQAWSSFNLNNTHLNINSPANRELRWEPTFTHNLALDFSFLSNRISGSVDFYHKKTTDLLASQTWDPTRTGFYLINLNTSDITNKGVELRLNTININNSKFRWQTTVNLGLNTNKVGYTNLNNGSLAGFPRNFTGFPSRTFFAYQWAGVDETGAGLMWDVQADGKRVKIPAAQYSNLKYEDLVVIGSIVPKYTAGLTNILQYGNWDLSFLFIANGGHFMATDMLDEFYFSNSFNGEGYTNISRVAASRWQKPGDEQHTQIPRKSVMQSNQYNWSDQKFASAAFIKLREVAVAYLFDKRMLGAWPVNSIKLNFQVRNAWKWVKNKNGIDPEAHLMESGERTLPITPTYTFGVLANF comes from the coding sequence ATGCGGCTCACATTTGTCGGCATTCTATTACTGGGGCTCTGTTTGCATATCAGCGCCAAAAGTAATTCCCAGACCATCACTTTTTCAGGGAAGAAAGCATCCCTGAAGGAAGTGTTTACCGCCATTGAAAAACAAACGGGTTTTGTAGTTTTCTATGACGGAGCCATCCTCCGGAAAGCTGCTCCGGTAAGCATTCAGGCGGATAAGATGCCTTTGCTGGCGTTCCTGGACAATGTACTGAAGGAACAATTATTCGATTATTCCATTCAGAAAAAGACCATCGTGATCTCTGCAAAGAGGATCACGCCGCCTGTATTTCAGATCTACCCACCTACTATCGAAGTCCGGGGCCGGATCACTACGGAAAGCGGCGAACCCGCCAGTGGTGTAACGGTGACGGTGAAAGGCACAGACAAAGGAACAGCCACCAACGGCAAAGGCGAGTTCACACTGGAAGGAGTGAACGAGCAAGCCGTTCTGATAGTATCCAGCGTGAATTTTGAAACACAGGAAGTAAAAGTGAACGGGAAGAACAATATCCTGATAGTAGTGAAAACCAAAGTATCCTCACTGGGAGATGTAACCGTTTCCGTGAACACAGGTTACCAGAAAATACCGAAAGAACGGGCAACCGGCTCCTATTCCGTGATCACTGCAAAAGACCTGGAACGCCGGACCTCTCCGGATCTCATCAACCTGATCGAAGGCATGGCGCCGGGATTGCTGATCTCCAGAAGCGCCAATGGTATTGAAGGGGAAGATGATCCCAGCATCCTGATGCGCGGCGTTTCTACCTTCGGCAATCAACAACCATTGATCGTTGTAGACGGATTCCCCATCGAAGGCAGCCTGTCTACCATCAATCCGAACGATGTTGAAACCATTACCCTGCTCCGTGATGCGGCCGCAGCCGCCATCTGGGGCGTGAAAGCCACCAATGGTGTGATCGTGATCAATACAAAAAAAGGAAAAACACTTTCGCCAAAAGTCACTTTCCGTTCTTCCTTCAATATCAACCCGAGGCCCAAACTCAGTTACCTCAACATGCTGAGCCCCGCAGAAATGGTGGAATTCGAAAAAGAAGATTTCTACGCATTCCCGAACAATCTTCCGGCCAGGGACGATTACAGCTATTCACGCGACGCCTACACACCAGTATACGCTACCTTGTTCGATTTTGAAGAAGGAAAGATAACAGCTGAAGAAAGAGACAGAAGATTGAAGGAGATCGGTTCTTACGATAACCTCAAAGAAGCAGGCAGGGAATTCTTCAACAATTATTATTCCACAGACAATACGGTCAGCATCAGCGCCGCGCCCACAGACCGTTTCAGCTACTATGCTTCCTTCGGCTATGTAAAAGGTACCAATCTTTACAAGGGTGATGAATTCCGGAAGACCAATGTGAACTTCAACAGTGATATCAAACTTACCAGCAAGCTCACGCTCGCCATCAATGCCAACTATAGCGTGAACGACCAGGACGTGTCTGCCCTGAAAAGATTCGGCGGCAGTTCCAACTCTGTTGTTCCGGGTTCTGTCAAGATCCTTCCTTATGAAAGATTGCGCAACCCGGATGGCAGCCCCAGGCAAATCCCCTACAGATGGAATGATGATCTCAGCAGGCAATTTGTGGACGCCGGTTTTCCTTCACTCACCTATGCCCCGCTCGATAACCTGACTGATTATGATTTCAACAACAAGACCAATAATCTTCGTCTTCAATCCACGCTCAGCTATAAATTCAACAACAGCATCGCGCTCAGCGTGAGCTATAAATCAGAGAATATCGATGAGCTGAAAAAGGATATCTACAATGCAAACTCATTCGAAGCGAGAAATCTTGTTGCCAGCTATGCAACGCTGGATGGAACCTTGCCGGTTTTCAACATTCCCAAAGGCGGTATACTTTCTGAAACAAGGAACACCACCAGGAATTTTTATGTGCGCGCCCAGCTGGACCTGAACCATACTTTCAATCATGATCACAGGGTGGACATGACGCTCGGGCTTGAAAGACAAAAATCACTTTTCGATAATTCGATGGACTCCCGTTTCGGATACGACCCATCCAATAATCTAAACTTCCCTGTTGACTTCAGGTATATCACAACTGTTGGCGTGGAGAATCCTGTCAGCACACTGTTCAGTAAATTTGAGTACGAGAACTATTTCAAGAAAAGCACACTGGATGATCGTTATATCTTCTATTATTTTGCAGGCTCCTATGCTTACAAAGGGAAATACACTTTCAGCACCAGTGCGCGCATCAACAAGAGCAGCCGCTTCGATCGTTCGGCGGGATTGAACAAACAGATACTGGCTTCTGCCGGATTGAAATGGGACCTGCTGCGCGAGAGTTTCATCAAAGCCCCTTCCTGGATGAACCTGCTGCAATTGAGATATACTGCGGGCCTTACAGGTAACGTACCTGATCTTACTTCGTCATCACTCAGGACTATCGCGCAGGCATGGAGCAGTTTCAATCTCAACAATACCCATCTCAACATCAATTCACCTGCCAACAGGGAACTGCGATGGGAGCCTACTTTCACGCATAACCTGGCATTGGATTTCAGTTTTCTTTCCAACAGGATCAGCGGTTCCGTGGATTTCTATCATAAGAAAACCACAGACCTGCTGGCATCACAGACCTGGGATCCCACCCGTACAGGCTTCTACCTGATCAACCTGAACACATCCGATATCACCAACAAAGGCGTTGAGCTGAGGCTGAACACCATCAATATCAACAACAGTAAATTCCGCTGGCAGACAACAGTGAATCTCGGCCTCAATACTAACAAGGTGGGATATACGAATCTCAACAATGGCAGCCTGGCTGGATTCCCGAGGAATTTCACCGGATTTCCCTCCCGTACATTTTTCGCTTATCAATGGGCAGGTGTGGATGAAACAGGCGCTGGTCTGATGTGGGATGTACAGGCAGATGGAAAGCGTGTGAAAATCCCCGCGGCACAATACTCCAATCTTAAATATGAAGACCTGGTGGTGATCGGCTCCATCGTTCCCAAATACACGGCAGGACTTACGAATATTTTGCAGTATGGCAACTGGGACCTCTCTTTCCTCTTCATCGCCAATGGTGGTCATTTTATGGCTACCGATATGCTGGATGAGTTTTATTTCTCCAACAGTTTTAACGGAGAAGGCTATACGAATATATCCCGGGTAGCTGCCTCCAGGTGGCAAAAGCCGGGAGATGAGCAGCATACACAGATCCCCCGGAAAAGCGTAATGCAAAGCAACCAGTATAACTGGAGCGATCAGAAATTCGCTTCCGCCGCATTCATAAAGCTGCGCGAAGTGGCCGTTGCCTATCTCTTCGATAAAAGAATGCTGGGCGCCTGGCCTGTGAACAGTATCAAACTCAACTTCCAGGTGAGGAACGCATGGAAATGGGTAAAGAATAAAAATGGGATCGATCCTGAGGCCCATTTGATGGAAAGCGGTGAGAGAACCCTGCCCATCACTCCCACTTATACCTTCGGCGTACTGGCTAATTTTTAA